In Ignavibacteria bacterium, the genomic window GCTTCACCAATATTAACTATCTTTCCAGTAGTCAAATTTCTACCGTAACATTTTGCACAAACACCACGCTCTGAATCACAAGTCAAGACTGTTCTAATTGCAACTTCCTCGATCGTGGTTTCACCAATTCTGTCAGCAATTTCTTCGGTAATTAATTCTCCGGATTCACAGAGAAGCTCTTCGCTGATTGGATCATAGATGTCTAACAACGAAGTTCTTCCGAGAATTCTCTCTGAAAGCGGTTCTCGTACTTCTTCACCATCTTTCAAAGCGGTAATATCAATTCCTCTGATAGTGCCGCAATCGGTTGAAGTGATAACTACGTCTTGAGCAACGTCTACCAATCTTCTAGTTAGATATCCGGCATCTGCTGTTTTTAAGGCAGTATCTGCTAAACCTTTTCTCGCACCGTGGGTGGAAATAAAGTATTCAAGAACTGATAAACCTTCTTTGAAGTTAGCAATAATTGGACTTTCAATAATTTCTCCAGCTTGGCCAGTTAAACTTTTTTGAGGTTTAGCCATCAATCCACGCATACCTGCAAGCTGACGAACCTGTTCCTTAGAGCCACGCGCACCTGAATCGATCATCATCCAGATTGGATTAAATCCTTGATGAGATTTTTTCAGATGATCCATTAATGCATCAGCTACATTGTTTGTTGTGTGAGTCCATATATCAATTATTTTATTATATCGCTCACCTTCCGAAATAAATCCTTCCTGCCACTGGTTCAGTACTTTTTTGACTTCCTTCAGTGACTTACTTACAAATTCTGATTTCTCTGTTGGAATTAACATGTCATCTACGTTCACAGACAATCCACCTAAAGTAGAATATCTGAATCCCAAGTCTTTCAGATCATCAAGAAACTTAGCCGTTCCAACATTTCCTATTTGCCGGAACATCTTTCCAATGAAAGCACCGAAAGTTTTTTTCACAAGGAGTTCATTAACATATCCAACTTCGCTCGGTACAATCTGATTGAAAACAACTCGACCAACCGAAGTTTCAATCATTTCACCTTCTACTCTCACCTTGATTTTTGCATGGAGTCCAACTTTTTTATTTTCGAGAGCAATGAGTACTTCTTCCGGTGAACTAAATATTTTTCCTTCACCTAAGTCACCTTCTTTAATTTTGGTCAAATAATAACATCCAAGAACAATGTCCTGAGTTGGAATAACAATTGGATTTCCATTCTGTGGTGACAAAATATTTTGACTTGATAAAAGAAGGAGTGAACACTCTAGCTGCGATTCAGGAGACAGTGGAACGTGAACAGCCATTTGATCACCATCGAAGTCGGCATTGAATGCCGTACAAACCATCGGATGAATTTCGATTGCCTTACCTGTAACCAAAATTGGTTGGAACGCTTGAATTCCTAATCTATGTAAAGTTGGAGCACGATTTAACATTACTGGATGCGCGTCAACTATTTTCTCCAAAATCTCCCAAACGATTGCATCTTTACGATCGATGACTTTACGTGCACTCTTTACTGTTTTGTTATATCCTCGTTCAATCAACTTTCTAATAACGAATGGCTTGTACAATTCCAGAGCCATTTCACGGTTCAAACCACATTGGTGAAGTTTTAACTCAGGATTAACAACAATCACAGATCGTCCTGAATAATCAACCCTTTTACCCAGAAGATTTTGTCTGAATCGACCTTGCTTTCCTTTCAAAATATCGGAAAGAGATTTCAATGCTCGATTCGAATCACTTCTTATTGTGTTCGTTCTTCTTGAGTTATCAAAGAGAGCATCAACTGCCTCTTGAAGCATACGTTTTTCATTTCTTAAAATTACTTCCGGTGCTTTGATATCAAGAAGTCTCTTCAAACGATTATTGCGGATGATAACTCTTCTGTAAAGATCATTTAGATCGCTGGTAGCAAACCTACCACCTTCAAGAGGAACTAATGGACGAAGTTCAGGTGGAATAATTGGTACAACATCAACCACCATCCATTCAGGTCTATTGTCCATGCCGCCATCTTTTGTTCTGAAAGCATCAACTATTTTTAATCGTTTAAGTAAATCTGCTTTTTTCTGCTGTGAAGTTTCTTCTTTTAGCTGAGCGCGCAGTTCGACTGATAGCACATCCGGATCAATTTTTGATAAAAGTGCTTTAACGGCTTCACCACCGATCTTGGCAACAAATTTTCTTGGATCATCATCATCCAATTTTTCATTATCAGATGGAAGCGAAGCAAGAACTTCAAAATATTGTTCTTCCGTTAAAAGATCTTTTTCTTTTAATCCTGTCGGTCCAGGATTAACTACTGCATAAGTTTCGTAATAAATTATTTTTTCGAGTTCTTTGGTAGTATATCCGAGCATGTTTCCAATTTTACTCGGTAATGATCGGAAAAACCAAATATGAACAACTGGAACCGCCAGCGAAATGTGACCCATTCGTTCACGTCTGACAGACTTTTGTGTAACTTCTACACCGCAGCGATCGCAGATAATACCTTTGTATCGGATTCTCTTATATTTTCCGCAATGGCATTCCCAGTCGCGTGTTGGTCCAAATATTTTTTCACAAAAAAGACCATCTTTTTCTGGACGAAAAGATCTATAGTTTATTGTTTCAGGTTTTGTGACTTCACCATAAGATCTTTTCAAAACTGCATCCGGACTTGCCAAACTGATTGTAATTTTTGAAATGTTTTTACTTGTGTAATCTTGTGCTCTAATTGCCATGGTTAAAACTCTTTTCTTTTTCTTTTAAAAAGTATTTATTCATGTTCAACATTAAATTCTAAACATAAACCTTGAAGCTCTCTTGTCAGAACATTAAATGATTCTGGGATGCTAGCTTCAGTAAGGTTTTCACCTTTTACGATCGCTTCATAAATTTTTGCACGACCTATAACATCGTCACTC contains:
- the rpoC gene encoding DNA-directed RNA polymerase subunit beta', encoding MAIRAQDYTSKNISKITISLASPDAVLKRSYGEVTKPETINYRSFRPEKDGLFCEKIFGPTRDWECHCGKYKRIRYKGIICDRCGVEVTQKSVRRERMGHISLAVPVVHIWFFRSLPSKIGNMLGYTTKELEKIIYYETYAVVNPGPTGLKEKDLLTEEQYFEVLASLPSDNEKLDDDDPRKFVAKIGGEAVKALLSKIDPDVLSVELRAQLKEETSQQKKADLLKRLKIVDAFRTKDGGMDNRPEWMVVDVVPIIPPELRPLVPLEGGRFATSDLNDLYRRVIIRNNRLKRLLDIKAPEVILRNEKRMLQEAVDALFDNSRRTNTIRSDSNRALKSLSDILKGKQGRFRQNLLGKRVDYSGRSVIVVNPELKLHQCGLNREMALELYKPFVIRKLIERGYNKTVKSARKVIDRKDAIVWEILEKIVDAHPVMLNRAPTLHRLGIQAFQPILVTGKAIEIHPMVCTAFNADFDGDQMAVHVPLSPESQLECSLLLLSSQNILSPQNGNPIVIPTQDIVLGCYYLTKIKEGDLGEGKIFSSPEEVLIALENKKVGLHAKIKVRVEGEMIETSVGRVVFNQIVPSEVGYVNELLVKKTFGAFIGKMFRQIGNVGTAKFLDDLKDLGFRYSTLGGLSVNVDDMLIPTEKSEFVSKSLKEVKKVLNQWQEGFISEGERYNKIIDIWTHTTNNVADALMDHLKKSHQGFNPIWMMIDSGARGSKEQVRQLAGMRGLMAKPQKSLTGQAGEIIESPIIANFKEGLSVLEYFISTHGARKGLADTALKTADAGYLTRRLVDVAQDVVITSTDCGTIRGIDITALKDGEEVREPLSERILGRTSLLDIYDPISEELLCESGELITEEIADRIGETTIEEVAIRTVLTCDSERGVCAKCYGRNLTTGKIVNIGEAVGIIAAQSIGEPGTQLTLRTFHIGGAASRIVATSQVTTRFDGKIKFENIRYVERSNEFGENIKIALGRSAYINIVDPDGRVLRKYEVPYGAEIVVEDNQKVEKNNILYNHDPYNAVIIADSNGTISFSDLVENITFRHESDEQTGHIQQVVIESRDKTLIPTVNIVNNKNQKLSSFILPNKAHIIVREGEEITAGTVIAKIPRDIGKTRDITGGLPRVTELFEARSPQDPAVISEIDGIVSFGAHKKGSREVMVTTKDGVEVKKYTIPIGKHLLVQNNDEVSAGDKLTDGALNPHDILKIKGISAVQEYLVNEIQEVYRLQGVKINDKHIEIIVKQMLQKVRVLDPGDTRFLENDTVDWYVFNEENEKIGQSIIITDKGDSRFKIGQVLEKGKIKDTNIELKKRSKKLVEVRDAQAATSDNILLGITQAALSTESFISAASFQETTKVLTDAATEAKMDFLLGLKENVVVGHRIPAGTGLKKYKNILVLTSSQEELDEVVDEEKVK